The Parvibaculum sp. DNA segment CACCTCTAGTTTCAGATCGTCGCCGGCACCCGGAGGTTCGCCCAGCCTCCCCACAACACCGGTGACACAAGCAGCAAGCCCGGCTTCGCGGCCTCGCCCAAGTCCGCAACCGGGCAGCCCGCGCGCAACGCGTAGGCAGGCCGCCCCGTCCCCGCCCCCTGACCCACCTCGGGAGGCCGGGGGCGGGGCGATGCTTTCTGCGGTATCAGCAACTGTGAATTTCGGTCGGCCAGGCATAGTCGCCGGATGGCGCGCGGTCGAAAACAGCATCTTCGATGAAGCGCGCCACCAAAACCTCGCTGAACAGCGCGTGATAGCGCGCATGGCCGTTACGCGCGACGCGCTGGCGTTCGCCATCGTTCTTCAGAAAATAGCGCAACCGCTCCGTTAACTCGTCGAGATCGCGGTAGAAGGCGAATTCATCGTCGGAAAAAATCTCGTCATATCCGGTCGACCGCGAAACGAAAACGAGCAGCCCGTTGCCGGCATACTGGGCGAAACGGTCCGACGAATAGAGATAATGGTCATCGGCCCGGTTGAGATTGAGGCCCATGCGCGCCGATGCGATCGCCTCGAAATAGGCGCTGCCATATACGTAAGGCCGCTCTGCCAGTCCATAATACGCATAGCGCGCCTCCGGCACCCGGGCCGCGATCTCGCGCATGAACTGGCCGCGCCTCGGCGTCGTCCGTTCGGTTCCTATCGCACACAAAAAGTCGAACGGCTGATCGTCGCGGGCAAAACATTCGAGCGTCTCGATTGAACGATCGGCCGGATTGGGAATGAAGGCGACACGATGCGTCGGCGTTACAAACTGGCGAAGATGGTCACCGGCCGTCGTCAGGAAAGTCGCGTCTGCGACCTCCGCCTGACGGCGGATGCGCTGGACATTCTCTGCGACAAAGAGCGCATCGAGATTGACCGTCGCGACCCGAAGCGCAGGCAACATGGAACGCAGTTTACGTACAGTGTCGTTTCTGATCTTGTCGGCATGGAGCAGCACCAGCAGGTCTGGCCGGAAATTCTCGCAAAGCTCCAGCAAACGCCGGTTGACGTGGCCCTCGCCGCCACGTCCGACGCCGAAACGGCCCTGTTCACGCGCCACGTCGCGATCGCTGAAGGGTATCACCAGATGACCGTTGCGCACAAAACCGTTCGTCAGCTTGCGCACCGTCGCATAGAAATTGGCGCCCGCCCGCTTTTCATTGTAGTTGCCCACTAACACGATCCGCATCTGCTTCACGTCTCCGGTAAAGCGGCGCGCAGGCGTCCGCCGATGCGAACCGGTTCGACACGCCGCGCAAGGCCCGACGCCGCATCCGTCTCCACGAACACGCCACACAACGTCGCCGGCCCCATGGCCGGCTGAAAACGCCCGCTTGGAATTTTTGTGGTGAAACGGTTGAGCGGTTCGTCCTTCTCCATTCCGATGACCGAATTATAGTCGCCGCACATACCTGCATCCGTCTGGTACGCGGTGCCGCCGGGAAGCACCTGTGCGTCGGCCGTCGGCACATGGCTATGCGTGCCGACGACAAGCGACGCGCGGCCGTCACAGAAATGGCCCATCGCCATTTTCTCCGACGTCGCTTCGGCATGCATATCGACCACGATAGCATCCGCAGCCTGTCCCAGCGGACAGGCATCGAGCTGACGGTCGATCGCCTCAAACGGACAATCGAGCGCCTCCATGAAAACGCGGCCGAGCGCGTTCACAACCAGCACGCGCGCGCCGGATGCACTCTCCACCAGCGTCGCGCCGCGTCCCGGCGTACCGGACGGATAGTTGACCGGCCGGATCAGCCGCGGCTCCCGCTCGATATGAACCAGCGCCTCGCGCTGATCCCACGAATGATTACCGAGCGTGATGACGTCGGCGCCAGCGTCGAACACATCGTCGCAGATCGCGCCGGTGATGCCGAATCCGCCGGCGGCGTTCTCGCCATTGACGATGACGAAATCCAGCCCGAGTTGCCGCCGCAACCCCGGCAGTTCGGCAACCAGCGCATCCCGCCCGCTGCGGCCCACAATATCGCCGAGAAACAACAGTCTCATCATCACACTCCGCGCGGCGCGGCGGCGAAAGCGCGCGCGCCCGTTTCGGTTACAACCCAGTCGAGCCGGGCATCGAATTCCTCTTCCGGCAGGTCTTCGGCTTCCTGCGCCGAAAAGGCAATGCCGACCGCCACTATTCCGGTGCCTTCGTGGCGGAGCGCCGCCAGCGTGCGGTCGTAATAGCCGCCGCCATAACCGATGCGACGGCCCCGGGCGTCGAAGGCAAGCAGCGGCACGAGCACCACATCGGGACGGCAGGCGAGCGCGCCCGGCGCCGGCTCGCGCGTCCCGTGCGCACCGGCGACAAGCGCATCGCCCGGCCGCCATTGAAGAAAAACCAGAGGCGCATCCTGGTGCGCGACGCGCGGCAGCGCACAGACATGACCCGCCGCAGAGGCGCGCGCGATGACCTCCGCCGGATCGGCTTCGCTTCCCATCGCCACATAGCCGGCGATCGAGGCCTGCCGCGGCAACAGAACGGCTTTGAAAAAATGATCGGCGATGCGGGCGCCGGCGTCGGGCCCGGCTGCATCCCGCGCGGCATCGCGACGCAGGATCGCTGCCGCGCGCGCCGCGCGCTTCGCCGCACTCATGCCGCCAATCCCGAAAAAGGTGAGAAAGGTGGGGCCACCTTGGCCGTTGGAACTTCGTTCCCCGGAGACCTACTAACGTAGGTGGGCGCCGTGTGAAGGAGACCACGGTCTCCCTCAGGGACAGCTCCCTTGAGGACCGTAAGGCCCCGAGAGTATGTGTTCCTGACGTACCAGGCAGCACCCGGCTCTATTCTATCGGCCTTCGAGGGCCCCCGGGTCAAGCGCATAGCGTCCGGACGGAAAGGGACGAGGCTCACGCCGCCTCGATGCGCTTGGCAAGGTCCTCGATGCGGCGCGCCGCATTGTCGAGCACGTCGGCAAGCGCGTCCTCCGCCTCCCGCGACCGGTCCAGCGCCGAGGAGCGCGCACCGGAGAGATTTTCGATCTCCTGGTCGAGCAATTTGGTCTTTTGCAGCGCTTCCGACAATTCGTCGGTAATCAGCAACCCGGCCATCAGCAGCAACCGTGCATCGCCCACTTGCCCGACTTCCTGCGCCAGCGCCGTCATATGCTTGTTCATATAAGCGGCAAGTTCGCGGACGTGATCTTCTTCGCCGTCGCCGCAGGCAACGGTGTAGGTGCGATCGTTCAGCGAAACCTTGACCTGTCCCATCGAAATCCCTTTCGGCGCGGCCCCTCTCAGGCGTCCGCCAATACCTCGCGAATGCCTTCGATGGCATCCGCCAGCGTCTCCGAAGCGCGTTCATTGAGTTCGTTGAGGCGGCGCGCTTCCGACCGCATCTGGTCGAGCTCCTCGGCAAGCGCGGCCCTGTCTTCCTTGAGCGTATCGGTTTGTGCCTGCAGGCTCTTTGCCGCCTGCAGCCGCACCACCTGGCGATTGATCGTCGCTTCAAGCCTGTCGACCGCGCTTGAGAAGCGCTCCATCGCCGAATCGAGTTTGGTCATGCTTTTGTCCGGCTTCGAGGCGCCGTTCGGCCTCGCGGCCCAAGATAGGCGGGGCGGGGAAACAAGGTCAACGGCGGCCCCGCGAATAAGAACGCAGCCGCCCTGCGAAATCGCAGGCCGATATGCCCGAATGCAGGCGCCCGGACGGCCATTCCGGCATTGACTCAACCGGGTCCCGTGGTCATTGTGGCGCCGCTCTCGGGAGGGCCCGATCCGAGCCAAATCTGCGGTTTCTTGACGCCCGCGACCTCCATGCCCGCTCAGGCCCGCCTGGGCTACAGAGTGACACATGACACCAACCGAAAAATCCGCCCTCGCCGCGACGGTGGAAGCCTCAGCCGGAAAAGCGCCGGCGGCTTCCCATCACAATCTCGCCAATGCCATTCGGGCGCTGGCGATGGATGCGGTGCAGCAGGCCAATTGCGGTCACCCCGGCATGCCGATGGGGACGGCCGACATCGCAACGGTCCTCTTCACCCGTTTCCTGAAAATCGACCCGCGCGCGCCCCACTGGCCCGACCGCGACCGCTTCGTGCTTTCGGCAGGCCACGGTTCGATGCTGCTTTACGCCGTCAACTACCTGCTCGGCTATGAAGACATGACGATCGAGCAAATCCGCAATTTCCGGCAGCTCGGAAGCATCACCGCCGGCCACCCGGAATACGGCCACGCGGCGGGCGTTGAAACCACCACAGGCCCGCTCGGTCAGGGCATCGCGACGGCGGTCGGCATGGCGCTGGCCGAACGCCTGCAAGCCGCCCGTTTCAGCGACAAGATCGTCGATCACTACACTTACGTGCTGGCCTCCGACGGCGACCTGATGGAAGGCGTCAGCCACGAGGCGATCGGCCTTGCCGGCCACCTGAAACTGTCGAAGCTGATCGTCCTCTACGACGACAACGGCATCACCATCGACGGCGCGTTGTCGCTTTCGGAATCGGGCGACGCGCTGAAGCGCTTCGAAGCCGCCGGCTGGAACGCCACCCGCATCGACGGCCACAACCCCGACGAGATCGCCGCCGCCATCGAAAAGGCCCGCAAATCCGACCGCCCGACACTGATCGCCTGCCGCACGGTGATCGGCTATGGCGCGCCCAACAAGCAGGGCAAGTCGTCCGCGCATGGCTCGCCGCTCGGCCCCGACGAAATCGCGCTGGCGCGCACCACGCTTGGCTGGTCGGCCGAACCTTTCGTCGTGCCGAGCGAAACGCTGGACGCGTGGCGCATTGCCGGGCTGCGCAACGTCAAGGCGCGCAAGGCCTGGGAAGACCGGCTGGCCGCACTGGACGCGCCTGCCCGCACCGAATTCGAACGCCGCCTCGCCGGCGACCTGCCGGCCGAACTCGGCAAGGCGATTGCCGCGTTCAAGGAAAAGCTTGTCGCCGAGAAACCGAAATGGGCAACGCGCAAATCCTCCGAGGAAGCGCTGAACGTCATCAACGCCGTGCTGCCGGAAACGATCGGCGGTTCGGCCGACCTGACCGGCTCCAACAACACACGCTCGAAAGAGCAGAAGGTCGTGACGGCGGAGGACTTCTCGGGCTCCTTCATCCATTACGGCATTCGCGAACACGGCATGGCCGCCGCGATGAACGGCATCGCGCTGCACAAGGGCCTGATCCCCTATTCCGGCACGTTCCTCGTTTTCACCGACTACTGCCGTCCGGCAATCCGCCTGTCGGCGCTGATGGGCCAGCGCGTCGTCTATGTGATGACGCATGACTCGATCGGACTTGGCGAGGACGGCCCCACGCACCAGCCGGTCGAGCATCTGGCGAGCCTGCGCGCGATACCGAACCTGCTGGTCTTCCGCCCGGCCGACGCCGTCGAGACGCTCGAATGCTGGCAGCTTGCGCTTGAGGCAAAGGACACGCCCTCGGTGCTGGCCCTGACGCGCCAGAACCTCCCGGCCGTCCGCCTCGAGAATTCGGACAAGAACCTTTGCGGACGCGGCGCCTACGAACTCTCGCCGGCCTCGGCCAAGGCGAAAATCTCGCTGCTGGCGACGGGCTCCGAAGTCGAGATCGCCATGGCGGCACAGGCGCAACTCGAAAAAGACGGCATTCCGGCGCGCGTCGTCTCGATGCCCTGCCTTGAGCTCTTCGAACAACAGTCGCGCGAATTCCGCGCCGGTATGCTCGGCGAAGGCACCGTGAAAATCGCGATCGAAGCGGCGGTCCGCTATGGCTGGGACCGCTATATCGGCGCCGATGGCGACTTCATCGGCATGGAAGGTTTCGGCGCCTCGGCGCCGGCGCCCGATCTCTACAAGCACTTCAACATCACCGCCGAGGCGGCCGTGGCCGCGGCCAAAGCGCGGCTGGCGGAAATTTCGTAAGACAACACAAGGCTCGGGAGAACAAAATGGCTGTGCGCGTTGCGATTAATGGATTCGGGCGGATCGGGCGGCTGGTGCTGCGCGCCATCGCGGAATCGGGCCGCAAGGACATCGAGGTCGTCGCGATCAACGATCTGGGTTCTGTCGACGCCAACGCGCTGCTGCTGAAATACGACAGCGTCCACGGCCCCTTCCCCGGCAAGATCAAGACGACGAAATCGTCGATGGATCTGGGCCGCGGGCCGATCAAGGTGATTGCCGAACGCGACCCGGCAAAGCTGCCGTGGAAGGAACTCGGCGTCGACATCGCGCTCGAATGCACCGGCCTCTTCACGGCCCGCGACAAGGCGGCCGCCCATCTGAAGGCCGGCGCGAAGAAGGTGTTGATTTCGGCGCCCGGCGAAGAAGCCGACCTGACAGTTGTCTACGGCGTCAATCACAAGGACCTGAAGAAGTCGCACAAGATCGTCTCCAACGCCTCCTGCACCACCAACTGCCTCGCGCCGGTGGCGCAGGTGCTGCACAAGTCCTGCGGCATCGAACAGGGCTACATGACGACGATCCACGCCTATACGGGCGACCAGAACACCGTCGACACGCTGCACAAGGATCCGCG contains these protein-coding regions:
- the tkt gene encoding transketolase; the encoded protein is MTPTEKSALAATVEASAGKAPAASHHNLANAIRALAMDAVQQANCGHPGMPMGTADIATVLFTRFLKIDPRAPHWPDRDRFVLSAGHGSMLLYAVNYLLGYEDMTIEQIRNFRQLGSITAGHPEYGHAAGVETTTGPLGQGIATAVGMALAERLQAARFSDKIVDHYTYVLASDGDLMEGVSHEAIGLAGHLKLSKLIVLYDDNGITIDGALSLSESGDALKRFEAAGWNATRIDGHNPDEIAAAIEKARKSDRPTLIACRTVIGYGAPNKQGKSSAHGSPLGPDEIALARTTLGWSAEPFVVPSETLDAWRIAGLRNVKARKAWEDRLAALDAPARTEFERRLAGDLPAELGKAIAAFKEKLVAEKPKWATRKSSEEALNVINAVLPETIGGSADLTGSNNTRSKEQKVVTAEDFSGSFIHYGIREHGMAAAMNGIALHKGLIPYSGTFLVFTDYCRPAIRLSALMGQRVVYVMTHDSIGLGEDGPTHQPVEHLASLRAIPNLLVFRPADAVETLECWQLALEAKDTPSVLALTRQNLPAVRLENSDKNLCGRGAYELSPASAKAKISLLATGSEVEIAMAAQAQLEKDGIPARVVSMPCLELFEQQSREFRAGMLGEGTVKIAIEAAVRYGWDRYIGADGDFIGMEGFGASAPAPDLYKHFNITAEAAVAAAKARLAEIS
- a CDS encoding DUF4164 family protein, with translation MTKLDSAMERFSSAVDRLEATINRQVVRLQAAKSLQAQTDTLKEDRAALAEELDQMRSEARRLNELNERASETLADAIEGIREVLADA
- a CDS encoding TIGR00282 family metallophosphoesterase, translating into MRLLFLGDIVGRSGRDALVAELPGLRRQLGLDFVIVNGENAAGGFGITGAICDDVFDAGADVITLGNHSWDQREALVHIEREPRLIRPVNYPSGTPGRGATLVESASGARVLVVNALGRVFMEALDCPFEAIDRQLDACPLGQAADAIVVDMHAEATSEKMAMGHFCDGRASLVVGTHSHVPTADAQVLPGGTAYQTDAGMCGDYNSVIGMEKDEPLNRFTTKIPSGRFQPAMGPATLCGVFVETDAASGLARRVEPVRIGGRLRAALPET
- the gap gene encoding type I glyceraldehyde-3-phosphate dehydrogenase; the encoded protein is MAVRVAINGFGRIGRLVLRAIAESGRKDIEVVAINDLGSVDANALLLKYDSVHGPFPGKIKTTKSSMDLGRGPIKVIAERDPAKLPWKELGVDIALECTGLFTARDKAAAHLKAGAKKVLISAPGEEADLTVVYGVNHKDLKKSHKIVSNASCTTNCLAPVAQVLHKSCGIEQGYMTTIHAYTGDQNTVDTLHKDPRRARAAAVSMIPTSTGAAKAVGLVLPELKGKLDGTSIRVPTPNVSVIDLVFTAKKKVTAEEVNAAIIAASKGPLKGILATTNEPNVSIDFNHNPASSTFDLTQTQVIDGKLVRVLAWYDNEWGFSNRMGDTAVAMGKLL
- the zapA gene encoding cell division protein ZapA — encoded protein: MGQVKVSLNDRTYTVACGDGEEDHVRELAAYMNKHMTALAQEVGQVGDARLLLMAGLLITDELSEALQKTKLLDQEIENLSGARSSALDRSREAEDALADVLDNAARRIEDLAKRIEAA
- a CDS encoding glycosyltransferase translates to MRIVLVGNYNEKRAGANFYATVRKLTNGFVRNGHLVIPFSDRDVAREQGRFGVGRGGEGHVNRRLLELCENFRPDLLVLLHADKIRNDTVRKLRSMLPALRVATVNLDALFVAENVQRIRRQAEVADATFLTTAGDHLRQFVTPTHRVAFIPNPADRSIETLECFARDDQPFDFLCAIGTERTTPRRGQFMREIAARVPEARYAYYGLAERPYVYGSAYFEAIASARMGLNLNRADDHYLYSSDRFAQYAGNGLLVFVSRSTGYDEIFSDDEFAFYRDLDELTERLRYFLKNDGERQRVARNGHARYHALFSEVLVARFIEDAVFDRAPSGDYAWPTEIHSC
- a CDS encoding 5-formyltetrahydrofolate cyclo-ligase — its product is MSAAKRAARAAAILRRDAARDAAGPDAGARIADHFFKAVLLPRQASIAGYVAMGSEADPAEVIARASAAGHVCALPRVAHQDAPLVFLQWRPGDALVAGAHGTREPAPGALACRPDVVLVPLLAFDARGRRIGYGGGYYDRTLAALRHEGTGIVAVGIAFSAQEAEDLPEEEFDARLDWVVTETGARAFAAAPRGV